The Pseudomonas triclosanedens genome has a window encoding:
- the arsC gene encoding arsenate reductase (glutaredoxin) (This arsenate reductase requires both glutathione and glutaredoxin to convert arsenate to arsenite, after which the efflux transporter formed by ArsA and ArsB can extrude the arsenite from the cell, providing resistance.): MSKISLLHNPRCSKSRGALELLEERGIQPDIVRYLETPPSADELKALLGKLGIRARQLLRTGEDEYKSLDLANPALSDDQLIDAMASHPKLIERPILIVGDKAVIGRPPERVLEILP, encoded by the coding sequence ATGAGTAAAATTTCACTGCTCCACAATCCCCGCTGCTCGAAATCCCGCGGCGCCCTCGAACTTCTCGAAGAACGCGGTATCCAGCCGGATATCGTGCGCTACCTGGAAACCCCGCCCAGCGCGGATGAACTCAAGGCCCTGCTCGGCAAGCTCGGTATTCGCGCGCGCCAATTGCTACGCACCGGGGAGGACGAATACAAGAGCCTCGACCTGGCCAACCCGGCACTGAGCGACGACCAGTTGATCGATGCAATGGCCAGCCATCCCAAGCTGATCGAACGCCCGATCCTGATCGTCGGCGACAAGGCTGTGATCGGCCGGCCGCCGGAGAGGGTACTGGAGATACTGCCTTGA